Below is a genomic region from Spirosoma radiotolerans.
CCTCTTCAGGAAGGCAATGTTGGGGGCGGCACCGGCATGATGTGTCTGGGATTTAAAGGGGGGACCGGTACATCGTCGAGGGTAGTTAAAATCAAGGATTCGACGTACACGGTGGGGGTATTGGTTCAATCTAACTTTGGCGCTAAAAAGAATCTGACGATTGCCGGCGTTCCGGTTGGTGTAGCGTTAAAAGACACATTGAATACGGTATTCAAAGCTCCACCCGTCCATTATCGGCAGGAAGGCGATGGCTCCATTATCGTCGTGGTAGCAACCGATGCGCCCTTGCTACCTCATCAGTTAAAACGAATAGCGGCAAGGGTTCCGATTGGCGTGGGCAAGGTTGGCGGTCGGGGGGAAAATGGCTCCGGTGATATTTTTATCGCTTTTTCTACGGCAAATTCATCGGCGTTTCAGCGTACAAGCGTTTCCAGGGTCGATCAGTTACCCAATGATTTGATCAATCCATTATTTGAAGCCACAGTGCAGGCAGTTGAAGAAGCGATTATCAATGCCATGGTAGCCGCCGAAACGACAGAAGGTATAAACGGAAACAAAGCCTACGCGCTTCCGCACAAGCTGGTTATTGACGTGTTGAAAAAGTATAACCGGGTTAAATGACTTAGTCCAGAACGGGCCACCCTACCCTAATCCCAACATTCCATAATCAGCAGATCACCCGTTTTTGCTTCGATACGGACAAAGCCGTCTTCAGCGGCTTCGTTGCTGCTACTCGTGAAATAGCCCAGCTTTAAGGTAGCCTCCTGAAGATTGTAGGTCAGCCCTTCCGAGGTGAAGCCTGTCACCGTGCCAACGGGAATCAGCGAGATGGGGGTTCCGGCTTCATACCATTTCTCAAACCGCCCAACCAACGGAAAAATCCTGGAATGATCGTCGAGCATCACAATCCGGATCCGATCTTTATACCGGACAATGTTGGTCATGTTCGTCAGTGTATGATCGGCCCTGCGGCCGGTTGCCCAAATGATGTTCACGGCGGGGTAGCCCTGATCGATCAGGTATTCGACTCCTTTATCGAGGTCGGTCTTATTCTGATCAGGGGCGTGCACAATATCGAGCGGGTACTGTTGCGCCCGGATATTGTCCAGATCCAGATTCCGGTCGAAGTCACCGAGAAGCACATCGACCTTGATGCCCAAATCGAATACACGCCAGATGGCACTATCGAGTACCACAACGGTTGGACTCCATTCCAGAAGCTGGCCTACCAGTTCTTTCGAACAGGCTTCCCCATTGGCAATTAATAAGGCAGGTTCCTGTTTTTCCCGGACAATATGATGCGATGACATAGAAAACTGGAGCTACTTGACAACCAGACCGCTTTGCAATATTTTTTCGATATCGCCTGGGCTATCTACGCTTGGCGTCTGGTAAGTCGTAGCGACAAGTTTGATGCGGTAACCCGCTTCCAGCCAGCGTAGTTGCTCCAGTGACTCAACCCGTTCGAGGGGCGAAGGGGGCAGTTGGGTGATCTGTTCAAGCACATCCGCCCGATACGCATACAGCCCAACATGGCGATGGTACGCATGCTGCTCATGCCAGCGATCAGGCTCTACGCCCCACAAATACGGAACGGCCGACCGGCTGAAATACAGCGCTTCGTTTTGCTCATTGATAACGATCTTCGCTTCCTTCGGATCGTGCAACATCGCGGCCGAATCGACCGTTGCCATCTGCGTTGCCAGTTCGATGGTACCGTCCAGAACAGACGCTAATTCATCAATCTGAGCGGGGTCGATAAAGGGTTCGTCGCCCTGAATATTCAGAATATAATCCGATGGGCTTCCCGTGATCAACCCATCCGCTTTCAGCCGATCATAAGCCTCCCAACAGCGGTCGGTGCCACTGGGGTGATCGGTGCGGGTCATAACGGCTTCGAAACCGATCCGGCGCACCGCTTCGGCAATACGCTCATCATCTGTAGCGACGACAACTTTCGCCAACGATGTCGCCTGATTAGCCTGTTCGAGCACCCGCTGAATCATGCTTTTTCCACCAATGTCGGCCAGGGGTTTGCCAAGGAAACGAGAGGAGCCGTAACGAGCAGGAATTATTCCGATAATCATAGGTAATAGAAGTTGAAAGGCAAAGTAGCTTAGGAAGGCAACCGGAAGTTTACGGCGATTGTTAAGGTCGAATCGATACGCTGACCGACTTCGGGTGCTGATTTAGACGAATTCAATACGTTTGCGCTCCGGGCCACTGACGCCAACTGTCCAGTAGCTTGATTCAACCGCCTGCCGTTGCTGGTAATACTGGTCATACACAGGCTTGTAGCGCAGCCGCTCAGCCATGACCGTATCGAACAGACCCAGCAGACCCAGCATCAGTTCACACCCTTCCCGTACGGCAAACTGGCCGCTTTGGCTACCAGTCACGTAGTCGACGAGACCGTTCTGGACGACGTAATTCGTAAAGAGTGGATTGGCATTCCGACGCACCATGATCCGGACGCCGGCCACTTCGGCAACGGACAAATCGAGGGCGTCATCGAAGAAAAAAGCAACCTCATGCGGTTGAAGGTTGTGTTCCGCCAGAAAATGGGCCAGTACATCGATCTTGTGCTTGGCCTGCGAATAACAGGCATGAAAATGTTCCCGACGCACGAGCGCATCCGCCAGCCCATTTGTTACACCGGTTATGACCGCTGCGGCTGGCAGTTTTCCCCCATGGTGTAGCCAGAAGCCAAAACGCAGCAGATTGGTACCCATCGAATCCACCTCACTGAATGAGCTACTGCCCGCTTCCGTTTTGATGCCATCGTTGAACACGCCATCCCAGTCGAACACAATGGCCCGGACGGCTTTCAGCTTTTCGGTCAGTATATGAACCGGGGTTACAAATTGACCGCCCAGCGCGGTGAAGGTTTGTTGGATATCAGTCATTTATTGTGGTGTCGGGTTCTCAAACCCGACACGCTCGCGTCAGCAATTGTGTCGGGTTTGAGAACCCGACACCACCTACATCATACATCATTTACGCTAGTTCCGGCAGTGTATTGCGGTATTTTACTTCTACCGCGTGGAGTTCGATGAGGGGCTTCATGAACTCTTCCAGGTAGCGGATATCGAGTTGGCTGGCCGCGTCGCAAAGCGCTTCCGACGGGCAGGTATGCGACTCGATAAATAAACCATCTACACCCGAGGCAACACCAGCGCGGGCCAGTACGGGTAAGTACTCACGAGCGCCCCCTTTGGCATCGGCCGACGGGATACCGTATTTCCGAATGGCATGGGTTACGTCGAACACAACCGGGTAATTGGTACGGGCCATGTGGTAGAAACTACGCGGATCGACCACCAGATCGTTGTATCCGAAGGTAAAACCCCGCTCGGTTAGGATGATCTGTTCATTGCCCGAATCTTCGATTTTCTTGACCGGGTGTTTCATGTTTTCCGGTGCCAAAAACTGGCCGTGCTTCACGTTGACAACCCGGCCTGTTTGAGCGGCTGCTACCACCAGCATGGTTTGCATACAGAGGTAAGCCGGAATTTGCAGCACATCGACGACTTCGGCCGCTGGCGCACACTGATCCGGGTAATGAACGTCGGTGAGGAGCGGAAAGCCAAACTGCTCTTTCACCTTCGCCAGGATTTTAATGCCTTTGTCGAGGCCCGGTCCATTGTAATAGTTCAGGCTGGAGCGGTTATCTTTCTGAAACGATGATTTATAAATGATTTTGATGCCAAGCCGCTCCTGAATTTCACGAAGCTGCTCCGCCACACTCATCATAATTTTTTCGTCCTCAATAACACACGGTCCCGAGATGAGAAACAATTCATCAGACCCACATTCGATGTCGCCAACGCGAACAATTTTCTGAGACATATTTTTTTTTGATTAATGAATTGTGACACAGCGATACACAGAGCTTTTTCTCTTTATTATTTCTGCGTATCTCTGTGTCATAACTTATTCATTTACAGCCGTCGGAATAAATCCTTCAGCACGTCGATGGTGATCACCTCCTGCCAGTTATCGCCGATGGCGTGCAGCCACATATGCGGCAGGTTATAGGAGACATGGGCCATTTGGGTAATAGTGTCATCGCTCCAGTCCTTCGATAAGCCCTGCGGCAAATCAATCTGGTGATACGCCACCATCTCCTTGAACTCGGCAACGCCTTCCGGATAATAGTCGGCCAGGTGATTCATGATCAGACAATTGGCATAACAATGCCGGGTTCCCAGAATCTTGGACAACCCATAGCTGAGCGCATGACACACACCAACCTCAGAATAAGTCAGACTCAGGCCACCCATCATGGACGCCACCATGAGTTTATCGTCATTTTCGGGCGTCTGGCCTGAGTTAGGTCCCAGATAGACCTCCCGGCAAAGCTTCATCGACTGTTCGGCGTAGGCGTGTGAATACGCATTATTCATGCGGCCATTCTCCGATTCGATGCAGTGGATGTACGTATCCATACCCGTATAAAACCACCAGTTGCGCGGCACGCTGGCAATCAATTCGGGATCGAGTACAATCTGGTTGAAAACGGTCCATTCGCACTTGAGCCCCAGTTTTTTTACTGGGCCGGTCAGGACGGCCGTCATGGACACTTCAGCGCCCGTACCCGAAATAGTGGGCACACCAACGTGGTAAATACCCGGCTTTTTGATCAGGTTCAGCCCCTGATAAAGCGTCGAAGACCCTTCGTTCGTGAGCATCAACGACAGCGCTTTGGCAATATCCATAATGCTGCCGCCCCCAATGCCAACGACACCCGATGGCAGCCCTTTTTTGGCCAGAATCTCATCGCGCAACTGGTCAATCTGATCCGTGGTGGGCTCGTGTTCTTCAACACTGATGTAATAGGTCAAGTCCTCGGCATGAACCGGAACCTGGCCCTCCAGGGCTTTACCTTTGAAGTAATTATCGACCAGGAAAACGAAGTAGCCTTCATTCTCGACCCGGTGCGGAGCCAGGATTTCGTCGAGTTGCGAGAAGCTTCCCCGTCCGAAAACCGTTTTCTCGACGCCCTTAAAATTCTTATGCGTGGTTTGTGTTGGTGTAACTA
It encodes:
- the kdsB gene encoding 3-deoxy-manno-octulosonate cytidylyltransferase; translated protein: MIIGIIPARYGSSRFLGKPLADIGGKSMIQRVLEQANQATSLAKVVVATDDERIAEAVRRIGFEAVMTRTDHPSGTDRCWEAYDRLKADGLITGSPSDYILNIQGDEPFIDPAQIDELASVLDGTIELATQMATVDSAAMLHDPKEAKIVINEQNEALYFSRSAVPYLWGVEPDRWHEQHAYHRHVGLYAYRADVLEQITQLPPSPLERVESLEQLRWLEAGYRIKLVATTYQTPSVDSPGDIEKILQSGLVVK
- a CDS encoding iron-containing alcohol dehydrogenase family protein, with the translated sequence MVVTPTQTTHKNFKGVEKTVFGRGSFSQLDEILAPHRVENEGYFVFLVDNYFKGKALEGQVPVHAEDLTYYISVEEHEPTTDQIDQLRDEILAKKGLPSGVVGIGGGSIMDIAKALSLMLTNEGSSTLYQGLNLIKKPGIYHVGVPTISGTGAEVSMTAVLTGPVKKLGLKCEWTVFNQIVLDPELIASVPRNWWFYTGMDTYIHCIESENGRMNNAYSHAYAEQSMKLCREVYLGPNSGQTPENDDKLMVASMMGGLSLTYSEVGVCHALSYGLSKILGTRHCYANCLIMNHLADYYPEGVAEFKEMVAYHQIDLPQGLSKDWSDDTITQMAHVSYNLPHMWLHAIGDNWQEVITIDVLKDLFRRL
- a CDS encoding thiamine diphosphokinase; protein product: MSSHHIVREKQEPALLIANGEACSKELVGQLLEWSPTVVVLDSAIWRVFDLGIKVDVLLGDFDRNLDLDNIRAQQYPLDIVHAPDQNKTDLDKGVEYLIDQGYPAVNIIWATGRRADHTLTNMTNIVRYKDRIRIVMLDDHSRIFPLVGRFEKWYEAGTPISLIPVGTVTGFTSEGLTYNLQEATLKLGYFTSSSNEAAEDGFVRIEAKTGDLLIMECWD
- a CDS encoding DmpA family aminopeptidase, which translates into the protein MRKHVKSTLLISSLLLFHVALQAQKPRARDIGIPFDGTTGKFNAITDVRGVWVGYSTIISGQGKNVLGKGPVRTGVTAILPRGKTNNPVYANWYSLNGNGEMTGTTWITESGFLETPIMITNTNSVGVVRDAVLKWFVEKHWYKENFWYTYPVVAETYDGFLNDIYGFHVKESHAYEALESAKTGPLQEGNVGGGTGMMCLGFKGGTGTSSRVVKIKDSTYTVGVLVQSNFGAKKNLTIAGVPVGVALKDTLNTVFKAPPVHYRQEGDGSIIVVVATDAPLLPHQLKRIAARVPIGVGKVGGRGENGSGDIFIAFSTANSSAFQRTSVSRVDQLPNDLINPLFEATVQAVEEAIINAMVAAETTEGINGNKAYALPHKLVIDVLKKYNRVK
- the kdsA gene encoding 3-deoxy-8-phosphooctulonate synthase; the encoded protein is MSQKIVRVGDIECGSDELFLISGPCVIEDEKIMMSVAEQLREIQERLGIKIIYKSSFQKDNRSSLNYYNGPGLDKGIKILAKVKEQFGFPLLTDVHYPDQCAPAAEVVDVLQIPAYLCMQTMLVVAAAQTGRVVNVKHGQFLAPENMKHPVKKIEDSGNEQIILTERGFTFGYNDLVVDPRSFYHMARTNYPVVFDVTHAIRKYGIPSADAKGGAREYLPVLARAGVASGVDGLFIESHTCPSEALCDAASQLDIRYLEEFMKPLIELHAVEVKYRNTLPELA
- a CDS encoding phosphatase, which translates into the protein MTDIQQTFTALGGQFVTPVHILTEKLKAVRAIVFDWDGVFNDGIKTEAGSSSFSEVDSMGTNLLRFGFWLHHGGKLPAAAVITGVTNGLADALVRREHFHACYSQAKHKIDVLAHFLAEHNLQPHEVAFFFDDALDLSVAEVAGVRIMVRRNANPLFTNYVVQNGLVDYVTGSQSGQFAVREGCELMLGLLGLFDTVMAERLRYKPVYDQYYQQRQAVESSYWTVGVSGPERKRIEFV